In Rutidosis leptorrhynchoides isolate AG116_Rl617_1_P2 chromosome 2, CSIRO_AGI_Rlap_v1, whole genome shotgun sequence, one genomic interval encodes:
- the LOC139889573 gene encoding chromatin assembly factor 1 subunit FAS1-like: MLLLLISVIQSCPHGINKVVKTLHLKFPNIPKSHLANKVREISFFADNRWQVKKDILDKFGLSRSPEKKSKRTKSIAAFFSKRCLPPTGKTTNPNQVSPLPSEKTSPAVEMQNNIYNSQ, translated from the exons ATGTTGTTATTATTG ATTTCTGTTATCCAGTCTTGCCCACATGGGATTAACAAAGTGGTGAAAACCTTGCATTTGAAGTTTCCAAATATCCCAAAATCTCATTTGGCAAATAAAGTGCGTGAAATTTCATTTTTTGCAGATAATCGTTGGCAG GTCAAGAAAGATATTCTAGACAAATTTGGCTTATCACGTTCTCCAG aGAAAAAGTCAAAGCGGACTAAATCAATAGCTGCGTTCTTCTCAAAGAGATGCCTGCCTCCTACCGGTAAAACAACAAACCCTAACCAAGTCTCTCCACTGCCATCGGAAAAGACCTCACCAGCTGTCGAAATGCAGAACAATATATACAATAGTCAGTAG
- the LOC139892889 gene encoding chromatin assembly factor 1 subunit FAS1-like — MSDAMVIDVTKKSMKRKRCDVEMSLKERDEKVRVLSEEIDGLVRYYNEGISGNEMCNVDLVNGNGSSSSIVACLLEESSLPLSKLVESIYDKVKEKDGLMTVAAVKTCIILIGQRSCYGVQNLNADVLEDESPSCLWCWETRDVKLLPKAFRGAVKIRRTCRKKIHERITAVSAIINELMKPESTSNGQKKVMKAAERLNKVLNEAEIRSLIEKMEQKSGSDVAEKEVKREEKLAVKQLEKNKREAEKEKLRMERELLKEKLQSEKEQKRLQDEAEKEEKRRENEIKKQFKKQQEEAEKESRRREKEEAEQKKQLALQKQASILERFLKKGKNSSPVQVDHSTIKSTAADCLPEQMVYEPKLVIQSMDKTLSSEGEFDVKELWRVHLDSWHQLGQCSSRKRQWGIRRTPKTVVVKELKLSSKDEGDPRVEKFDDGLTESKNEIRLSNANTDSPVLDGRRLRRRKQLLQFDKSHRPAFYGYWPRKSEVVRARCPLVKDPELDYEIDSDEEWEEDEPGESLSDCDKEEEDESMEENLTKANDEDESEDGFFVPDGYLSENEGVEVDRLDHNDLIEDAGSPPSSHIETEKISILFKQFKHLNALTEHALRKNRPLVILNLRHEKSMANSLITQDCSESEQMCLQALSIHAFPVGPSIEISTGDDMQEVQEDYPSSSKSSTMTSSSGHVISDSDLSGIISVIQSCPHGINKVVKTLHLKFPNIPKSHLANKVREISFFADNRWQVKKDILDKFGLSRSPEKKSKRTKSIAAFFSKRCLPPTGKTTNPNQVSPLPSEKTSPAVEMQNNIYNSQ; from the exons ATGAGTGATGCGATGGTAATTGATGTTACTAAGAAGTCAATGAAGCGAAAGCGATGTGACGTGGAGATGAGTTTAAAAGAACGAGATGAAAAAGTTAGGGTTTTAAGTGAAGAAATCGATGGTTTAGTTAGGTATTATAATGAAGGAATTAGTGGAAATGAGATGTGTAATGTGGATCTGGTTAATGGAAATGGGTCAAGTAGTTCAATTGTTGCTTGTTTGTTGGAAGAAAGCAGTTTGCCGTTATCAAAATTGGTTGAATCAATTTATGATAAAGTGAAAGAGAAAGATGGATTAATGACAGTTGCTGCTGTTAAGACTTGTATAATTCTTATTGGTCAAAGATCTTGTTATGGTGTTCAGAATCTAAATGCTGATGTGTTGGAAGACGAATCTCCTTCTTGCCTTTGGTGCTGGGAG ACAAGAGATGTGAAATTACTTCCAAAGGCTTTTCGTGGGGCAGTTAAAATTCGTCGGACTTGTCGCAAAAAAATCCATGAGAGGATAACTGCTGTTTCTG CCATTATCAATGAACTAATGAAGCCAGAGAGCACTTCAAATGGTCAAAAGAAAGTAATGAAAGCAGCTGAAAGGCTCAATAAAGTGTTGAATGAAGCAGAAATACGTTCACTAATTGAAAAAATGGAACAGAAAAGTGGCTCTGATGT TGCTGAGAAAGAGGTGAAGCGAGAAGAAAAACTAGCGGTGAAACAATTGGAGAAAAACAAACGTGAAGCGGAGAAAGAAAAATTGAGAATGGAGCGGGAGCTTTTGAAGGAAAAGTTGCAAAGT GAAAAAGAGCAGAAGCGATTGCAAGATGAGGCAGAAAAAGAGGAAAAACGACGTGAGAATGAAATAAAAAAACAGTTCAAAAAGCAACAAGAGGAAGCAGAAAAAGAATCGAGACGCCGTGAGAAGGAAGAAGCTGAACAAAAAAAGCAACTTGCTTTGCAAAAACAAGCATCAATCTTGGAACGATTTCTTAAAAAAGGCAAAAATAGCTCACCTGTGCAGGTTGACCATTCAACAATAAAATCAACTGCTGCTGACTGTTTACCTGAGCAAATGGTATATGAGCCAAAATTGGTTATTCAGTCGATGGACAAAACTCTTTCATCAGAAGGCGAGTTTGATGTAAAGGAATTATGGAG AGTACACTTGGACTCTTGGCATCAATTGGGTCAATGTAGTAGCAGAAAACGACAGTGGGGCATTCGGCGAACCCCAAAGACAGTTGTGGTCAAGGAGCTTAAGCTAAGTAGTAAGGATGAAGGGGATCCAAGAGTAGAGAAATTTGACGATGGGTTAACCGAATCAAAAAACGAAATCCGATTATCTAATGCCAATACTGATAGTCCTGTATTAGATGGCCGGAGGCTGAGGAGGCGTAAACAGTTGCTACAGTTTGATAAGAGTCACAGGCCTGCTTTTTATGGTTATTGGCCCAGGAAAAG TGAAGTTGTTAGAGCTCGTTGCCCTCTTGTCAAGGATCCAGAGCTGGATTATGAGATTGATAGTGATGAGGAATGGGAAGAG GATGAACCTGGGGAAAGCTTATCAGATTGTGATAAGGAAGAAGAAGACGAAAGTATGGAGGAAAATTTAACAAAAGCCAATGATGAAGATGAAAGCGAGGATGGGTTTTTTGTACCCGATGGGTATCTTTCAGAAAATGAG GGTGTTGAAGTTGATAGGTTGGATCACAATGATTTAATCGAGGATGCTGGGAGCCCGCCTAGTTCACATATAGAAACCGAGAAAATTTCTATATTGTTCAAACAGTTCAAGCATCTTAACGCTTTGACCGAGCATGCTCTTCGGAAAAACAGGCCTTTGGTAATTTTGAATCTAAGGCATGAAAAGTCAATGGCAAACTCGTTAATAACTCAAGATTGCTCCGAAAGTGAACAAATGTGCCTGCAAGCTCTAAGTATTCATGCTTTTCCTGTGGGGCCATCTATCGAGATATCAACTGGTGATGATATGCAAGAAGTGCAAGAAGACTACCCTTCGAGTAGCAAAAGCAGTACGATGACATCATCAAGTGGTCATGTTATCTCTGATTCAGATTTGTCTGGAATT ATTTCTGTTATCCAGTCTTGCCCACATGGGATTAACAAAGTGGTGAAAACCTTGCATTTGAAGTTTCCAAATATCCCAAAATCTCATTTGGCAAATAAAGTGCGTGAAATTTCATTTTTTGCAGATAATCGTTGGCAG GTCAAGAAAGATATTCTAGACAAATTTGGCTTATCACGTTCTCCAG aGAAAAAGTCAAAGCGGACTAAATCAATAGCTGCGTTCTTCTCAAAGAGATGCCTGCCTCCTACCGGTAAAACAACAAACCCTAACCAAGTCTCTCCACTGCCATCGGAAAAGACCTCACCAGCTGTCGAAATGCAGAACAATATATACAATAGTCAGTAG